GTCACAGCAACCCTTGTGGGAGGCGAAGATCCAGCCCCGGATCGCCGCCTGCGCGGGGCAGTCGAAGGTGCGCGATCCGCGCTGGTGCGACCTGGACAGGAACGTGTCCTTCATCCTGGCGGACAATCGTCAGAGCGGGGGCGCAGAGGCGCTGCTCAGTTTCTGGGGCGAGCCCTTCATGGCCCAGAGCACGCAGCGGGACGTGCCGCGCTACATCTTCCATGTCCAGAAGCACTCGGAGTTGCTGCCGCATCTGATGGAACTGGAGCGCGGCTGCCAGCGCCGTGAAGATGCACCGCGCTGAAGCGGGTGAAAGCGCACGGCGGGGCGCCCGCTCGCCGGTACTCCGGCGGGTTTCAGCGGGGCTGCCGGCGGCGTGACCCCCTCAGGCCGGCCGCGGCCAGCAGCGCCAGCAGCGGAAACAGAGGATCCTGGGTGCCGCTCCGGCCGAGGCTGCAGCCGCCGCCACTGCCGCCGCTGTCACTCAGGCTGTTGCCGCCGCCGCTGGTGCCACCGCTGCCGCCTGCTGCCGGTGCCGCCACTCCGCCGGGATCCAGGACCTGACCGTTGGCGCGGCCGTCGGCATCGTTGGGACCGCCGTCCTCGATCGACAGCCGCACGCACAGGTCACCTGCATGCAGCCCTTCGCGCCAGGTGGTGCTGGCCGGTGCCGGGCAGCTGCCGTTGCCGCCCGGCGCGGAGGCGAGGCTGTTGCGGGCATTGGTGACGAAGTCCTGCCAGCCCTGGTCGGCGATGTATTTGCGATAGACGCCCCCGGTGGGGATCGGCGCCAGCTGGGGAATGACCACCCGGACCGACTGGCCGGCCTGCGTCAGCCCGGTCAGTTCGAAGTCGAACAGGCCGCCCGGATAGCTGTGGTTGTCGTCCTCCACGGCCAGGGCAGCCGTGCCGCTGGCACCGCCGTGGTTGGTGATGTCGGCCACTGATACGCCGGCAGCGTGCCGGCCCGCGGCCAGTGCCGTGGTGCCCAGGCGCAGGCGCAGGCCCGCTTCCGTGACCAGCAGGTCCCGATCGGCGACCCGCGCCCGGGACTGCAGCACGTGCCGGTCGGGCAGGGCATCGAGGAAATCGGGAATGCCGTTGCCCTTGCTGTCGCCGGGGCCTTCGCTGGCATCGTCGATGCCATCGTTGTCGCTGTCCTCGTCTGCGCGCAGGTCGGGGGTCTGCTGCGCCACCCGCAGGCTGGCCTGCACCGTGACCGATTCGCTCGGTGTGCCGTCATCCTCCACGGTCAGGCGCAGGGTATAGATGCCCGGTGCCAGTTGCTGAGGATCGAAGCTGTACTCGTCTGTGTCCACGCCGCTGGTGGAGACCAGGGTGTTGTCCGTCAGGCTCCAGTCGAAGCGGTGGCTGTCGTCGGGATTGGGATCCACGACCTCGGCGCTGACGCGGACCGTGCCGGCATCGGCATAGACGGTGGTGGTGGTCCGGCCGCCCTGACGGATCTCCAGATCGACCCGCGGCGGCAGGTTCTCCTCGCGGATCGTGACCGTGTGACTGGCACGCCCGCCGCGCACGGCATTGTCCGGCGCATCCAGGGTGAAGAGGACGGTCTCGTCGCCTTCGCCCACGGCACCGTCGGCACTGACATTGAAGCTCAGCGCGGCGCTGCGGCCGGCGGCGATTTCCAGTGTGCCGTCGCTGGCATCATGGTCCTGGCCCGGGGTGGCGCTGCCGCCGACCCGGTAGGGCAGGCGCACCGGGTAGTCGGCCGCATCGCCGCTGAGCAGCACCCGGACCTCGACCGTATCGCCTTCGCCGACCACCTGATCGACCGCGAACTCGGCCAGCGGACGGATCTTGAGCGTCTGCACCACCTGACGGTGATTGCCGGCTGCATCCGTCGCCGTCCAGACGATGTTATGCCGGCCGCTGGTGAAGGGGCCGATGCGGTCGGCCACGGCGGTGATGTCACCGTCGACCAAATCGCTCGCGATCGGCGCATTCAGCTTCACGTCGGTGAGGTAGCCGGTGGCGTTGAGCGTGCGGGTGGCGGGCGGGTTCAGCGCGGGCGGTGTGGTGTCGCGCACGGTGACAATCTGGGTCGCACTGCCGGTATTGCCGGCGCTGTCGGTGGCGCTCCAGGTGACACTGTGGCTGCCGACCGGGAAGGGGCCGCTGCGGTCCGCGCTGGCGCTCAGGCTGCCGTCGATGTTGTCCAGGGCCGTTGCACTGCCGAGCGCCACGGCGGTCAGGCTGCCGCTGGCCTCGAGCGTGATATCCGCCGGGGCGCTCACCACCGGTGCGGTGACGTCGTTCAGGGTCACCACGATGGTCTGGGTATCGCTGCCGGTGTTGCCGGCGCTGTCGGTGGCGCGCCAGGTGACGGTGTGGGTGCCGAGAGCGAAGGGGCCGGTCTGGTCCGGACTGGCGCTCAGGCTGCCGTCGACCAGATCGGTTGCCGACGCAGTGCCCAGACCCACGCTGACGGCGCTGCCCGTGGACTGGACGGTGAGATCCGCCGGTGCCTGCACCTGCGGTGCGGTGGTGTCCTGCACGGTCACGCTCTGGCTGTCGCTGCCGGTGTTGCCGGCGCTGTCGGTGGCGCGCCAGGTGACGGTGTGGCTGCCGACCGGGAAGGGGCCGGTAGTGTCGGGCACAGCGGAGAGGCTGCCGTCGATGTTGTCCAGGGCGCTGGCATTGCCCAGCACCACGCTGGTCAGCGCGCCCGTGGCCTCGACCGTCACCGCCGCCGGGGCGGTGACCACCGGCGCCTGGGTGTCAGGCGTGCTGCTGTCGCCGGCGGCCTGCTCCGCCACCCGGCCGGCATTGACCCGGCCGTGGCCGAACCGGGCATCCCAGCCCGCACTGCCCAGATCATCGGCATTCTCCTCCAGCAGGGTTTCCACCTCGGCTGGCGTCAGATCGGGATCGGCGGCCAGGATCAATGCCACCACCCCGGCGGTGGCCGGTGAAGCGAAGGAGGTGCCGCTCGCCTTGGCATAGCCGTCGCTGCGGGTCAGGGTCAGAATGCCCTGTCCCGGTGCGGCCACGTCGATATATGCACCGTAATTGGACCAGCTGGCCAGGCTGTCGCTGCTGGTGGTGGCCGAGACCGTGATCATGAAGGGGCTGTCGCTGTAGCCGGGGTCGATGCCGTCGTTGCCGGCGGCGACCACTACCACACCGCCGCGCTCGAGCATGTATTCGGCCGCGTTGGCCACGGTCGGACTGTCACTGACGTTGTAGCTGATATTGGCAACCCGGGCGCCGGCATCGGCGGCATAGGTCAGGCCGCGGGCGATGTCGCTCAGATAGGCGCCGCCGTCGGCGTCGTTGCTGACGCGGATCGGCAGGATGCGGGTCTGCGGTGCCACCGAGGCGATGCCGATGCCATTGTCGGCCACGGCGGCGATGACGCCGGCCACCTTGGTGCCGTGGCCGTTGATGTCGCTGCTGTCGCTGCTCTGGTCCACGGCATTCCAGCCGGCCAGTACCCGATTGCCGAAATCGGCATGGCCGGCATGCACACCGGTATCCAGCACGGCGACAGTGATGCCGCTGCCCTGCGAGTGGCGCCAGGCGCGTTCGGCCTCGAAGGTCTCCAGGTGCCACTGCTCGTCATACCTCGGATCGTTCGGGGTCAGCGACTGAATACTGAGCTTCTGGTCGCGTTCGGCGAACTGGATTCCGGGATCCTGGCCCAATTCCTGCACGATAGCCTGTTCGAAGCCCGGTGGAACCCGCAGCACCCGGGTATTGATGGGGTCGATGTGCTGGCGCAGCCGCGCGTCGTAGAAGTCCAGAATGTCGGCGAATGCCTCGGCGCTGACGCCGTCGGCGGCGCGCACGATGATCTGCCCGGCGACCGTCTGTGGCGGGGCGGAGGCGCCGAGTTCGGCGGCCCGGGGCTGATTCGGCAGCGATATAGCGGCGAACAGCAGGGCGGCAAGGGCGACGAAACGAAACGGGAAAGCGGCATTGCTGGGGTTCAGGAACACGGACAATCACCTGCAGATGTGGTTACTGGCAGGCTTATCGGGCGGGAAGGCCAACACCTGTGTGAAACCGGTTGGATTTATGCCCCATAGGCATGTGAACCCGGTCACAGAGCGGGGATTTTGCGACCCGGGGCGCGATTCCCGGACCCGCGAGGTGTTACTTTAGGGCCGACCCTGGCCGGAAGGCCGGATGCGGGGCCGGGAGGGCCCGGAAAGGAGAGATTTGAAATTACCCTGCCCGGCGTCGTATCATTGGCGCTTATATGTGACGATGATGGGCAAACTGTTTCATAAATTCGTTGAAACTTTTGGGGTAACTGGCAGTCTTGTATTAGTATTTGCCAATTGGACCAGTAAGTAACCTTATTTCAAGACGCTTCCGAAACCGGAAAAGGATAACGTAATGCAGCCGACAGGCAGTTCGCATGATCTAGCTTTGCGACCCTCCACTTTCTCGACCCTGTGCGAAGCCCTGGATTATGCCGCCGGCGGCGAAACCGGCGTGAACTTCTACAATGGCCGGGGCGAGCTTTACTGTGCCCTGAGTTACGGGGAACTGCGTGAACAGTCCCTGGCGCTGGCCCGTCGACTGCTCGGCCTCGGGATGAAGAAGGGCGACCGGGTCGCGCTGGTGGCCGAAACCACGCCGGACTTCGTGCGCTTCTTCTGGGCCTGCCAGTACGCCGGTCTGGTGCCGGTGCCGCTGCCGGCCACCGTGCACATCGGGGGCCATCAGGCCTTCGTCAATCAATTGCGCAAGCTGCTCGAGAACTGCCGCGCCGAAGCGGCCATGGCGCCCGAGGAATGGCTGAGCTTTCTGCAGGAGGCCACCGAAGGCCTCGAACTGCGCTGCGTGGGTACGCCCGATGTATTCGATGCGCTCGAACCCGCTGCCGGCGAGCTCCCCGGCGCCGAGCCGCAGGATACCGCCTACATCCAGTACACCTCCGGCAGCACCCGTTTCCCGCGCGGCGTGGTGATCGATCACACCACCGTGCTGGCCAACATCAACGACATGGCGCTGAACGGACTCAAGCTCAACGACCAGGACCGCTTCGGCAGCTGGCTGCCCTTCTATCACGACATGGGGCTGGTCGCCTTCATCATCATGCCCATGGCCACCCAGCGTTCGGTGGATTTTCTCGGTACCCGGGATTTCGCCATGCGTCCGCGCCAGTGGCTGGAACTGATGTCGCGCAACCGCGCCACCATCACCTCGGCACCGCCGTTCGGCTACGACCTGGCCGCCATGCGCGTGCGCGCCAGCGATGCCGAGAAGTGGGATCTGAGCAACTGGCGCGTGGCCTGCGTCGGTGCTGAGCTGATCAGCCCCGAGCCGTTGCAGCGCTTTGCCGAAGCGCTGGCCCCGGCCGGCTTCGATCCGCGTTCCTATGTGGCCTGCTACGGCATGGCCGAGTGCTCGCTGGCCATCAGCTTCGCGCCGCTGGGCGAGGAGATGGCGGTGGACTGCATCGACGCCGAACAGCTGCAGCAGGCGCATGAGGCCCGGCCGGTGGATCCGGCGGCGGCCGAGCGCGAGGGTGTCCGGGTGGCGAAGTATGTCGACTGCGGTCCCTTGCTGCCCACCTTCGAGGTCTCGATCCGCGATGACGACGGCAACCCGCTGCCGGAACGCCATGTCGGCAGCATCCACCTGCGCGGCCCCAGCGTGATGAGCGGCTATTTCGAGGACGAGGCCTCCACCCGCGAGGTGATGAGCGCCGACGGCTGGCTCAATACCGGAGACGTCGGCTACCTGGTCGACGGCAACCTGGTGGTGACCGGACGCAAGAAGGACATGATCATTGTCCACGGCCGCAACATCTGGCCGCAGGATCTGGAATACCTGGCCAAGCAGCAGCCGGGCGTGCGCTTCACCGATGCAGCGGCCTTCGCCGTGACCGATGAGCATCAGCACGAGACCGCCGCCATCGTGGTGCAGTGCCGCGAGCGTGACCCGGCCAGGCGGGATTTGCTGGTCAAGAACATCAAGGGTCAGGTCCGGGCCGAGTTCGGCATCGAGTGCGTGGTCGAACTGGTGCCGCCGCGTACCCTGCCGCGTACCTCCTCCGGCAAGCTGGCGCGTTCGCGTGCCCGCCAGGAATTCCTGGCGCGGCGTGCCGCAGAGGCCGCCACGCCGCCGCAGGCGAACGTGGTCAACGGCCCCGGTACAGCTGCGGCGCCTCCCGTGGAAGCGAACAGGGACCGGGCCCGGCGTCTGGCATGACGGGAACGGTCGCCGTCACGGGTGCCACAGGCTTCGTCGGACAGGCCATTGTCGAAACTCTGCTCCGCTCGGGATGGCGGGTACGGGCCCTGGTCCACAGACGCGGTCTGGATGACACCCTGACGGGGGCGCTGGAGACGGTCAGCGGCGGCCTCGGCGATGAGGCGGCGCTGACGCGGCTGCTGGAGGATGTCGATGCGGTCGTGCATGTGGCCGGCAAGGTGCGTGGCCGTGCCGCCCGGGATTTCCGCCCGGTCAATGCCGACGGCGTGGAGCGCCTGGCCCGACTGGCGCTGGCCCGGCCCGAGCCGCCGCGCTTCATTCTGATCTCCTCCCTCGCCGCCCGGGAACCCGGGCTGTCGCATTACGCCGCGAGCAAACGCGAAGGCGAGTCCCGGCTGACCGGGCTGGCGGCCGGCTCGGCCATGCGCTGTGCCGTACTGCGCCCGCCTGCGGTCTATGGCCCGGGGGATCGCGAACTGCTCCCGCTGTTCCAGACCATGGCCCGGGGCCTGGCGCCGGTACTCGGCAGGGCCGGGGCCCGCGCCTCCCTGTTGCACGTCAATGATCTGGCGGCCGCGGTCGCCAAGCTGCTCGCCGGCGAGGCCGAGGGCACCTACGAACTGCACGACGGCACCCCCGGCGGCTACAGCTGGGGGGAT
This sequence is a window from Thiohalobacter thiocyanaticus. Protein-coding genes within it:
- a CDS encoding S8 family serine peptidase, which produces MFLNPSNAAFPFRFVALAALLFAAISLPNQPRAAELGASAPPQTVAGQIIVRAADGVSAEAFADILDFYDARLRQHIDPINTRVLRVPPGFEQAIVQELGQDPGIQFAERDQKLSIQSLTPNDPRYDEQWHLETFEAERAWRHSQGSGITVAVLDTGVHAGHADFGNRVLAGWNAVDQSSDSSDINGHGTKVAGVIAAVADNGIGIASVAPQTRILPIRVSNDADGGAYLSDIARGLTYAADAGARVANISYNVSDSPTVANAAEYMLERGGVVVVAAGNDGIDPGYSDSPFMITVSATTSSDSLASWSNYGAYIDVAAPGQGILTLTRSDGYAKASGTSFASPATAGVVALILAADPDLTPAEVETLLEENADDLGSAGWDARFGHGRVNAGRVAEQAAGDSSTPDTQAPVVTAPAAVTVEATGALTSVVLGNASALDNIDGSLSAVPDTTGPFPVGSHTVTWRATDSAGNTGSDSQSVTVQDTTAPQVQAPADLTVQSTGSAVSVGLGTASATDLVDGSLSASPDQTGPFALGTHTVTWRATDSAGNTGSDTQTIVVTLNDVTAPVVSAPADITLEASGSLTAVALGSATALDNIDGSLSASADRSGPFPVGSHSVTWSATDSAGNTGSATQIVTVRDTTPPALNPPATRTLNATGYLTDVKLNAPIASDLVDGDITAVADRIGPFTSGRHNIVWTATDAAGNHRQVVQTLKIRPLAEFAVDQVVGEGDTVEVRVLLSGDAADYPVRLPYRVGGSATPGQDHDASDGTLEIAAGRSAALSFNVSADGAVGEGDETVLFTLDAPDNAVRGGRASHTVTIREENLPPRVDLEIRQGGRTTTTVYADAGTVRVSAEVVDPNPDDSHRFDWSLTDNTLVSTSGVDTDEYSFDPQQLAPGIYTLRLTVEDDGTPSESVTVQASLRVAQQTPDLRADEDSDNDGIDDASEGPGDSKGNGIPDFLDALPDRHVLQSRARVADRDLLVTEAGLRLRLGTTALAAGRHAAGVSVADITNHGGASGTAALAVEDDNHSYPGGLFDFELTGLTQAGQSVRVVIPQLAPIPTGGVYRKYIADQGWQDFVTNARNSLASAPGGNGSCPAPASTTWREGLHAGDLCVRLSIEDGGPNDADGRANGQVLDPGGVAAPAAGGSGGTSGGGNSLSDSGGSGGGCSLGRSGTQDPLFPLLALLAAAGLRGSRRRQPR
- a CDS encoding fatty acyl-AMP ligase, giving the protein MRPSTFSTLCEALDYAAGGETGVNFYNGRGELYCALSYGELREQSLALARRLLGLGMKKGDRVALVAETTPDFVRFFWACQYAGLVPVPLPATVHIGGHQAFVNQLRKLLENCRAEAAMAPEEWLSFLQEATEGLELRCVGTPDVFDALEPAAGELPGAEPQDTAYIQYTSGSTRFPRGVVIDHTTVLANINDMALNGLKLNDQDRFGSWLPFYHDMGLVAFIIMPMATQRSVDFLGTRDFAMRPRQWLELMSRNRATITSAPPFGYDLAAMRVRASDAEKWDLSNWRVACVGAELISPEPLQRFAEALAPAGFDPRSYVACYGMAECSLAISFAPLGEEMAVDCIDAEQLQQAHEARPVDPAAAEREGVRVAKYVDCGPLLPTFEVSIRDDDGNPLPERHVGSIHLRGPSVMSGYFEDEASTREVMSADGWLNTGDVGYLVDGNLVVTGRKKDMIIVHGRNIWPQDLEYLAKQQPGVRFTDAAAFAVTDEHQHETAAIVVQCRERDPARRDLLVKNIKGQVRAEFGIECVVELVPPRTLPRTSSGKLARSRARQEFLARRAAEAATPPQANVVNGPGTAAAPPVEANRDRARRLA
- a CDS encoding NAD-dependent epimerase/dehydratase family protein, with translation MTGTVAVTGATGFVGQAIVETLLRSGWRVRALVHRRGLDDTLTGALETVSGGLGDEAALTRLLEDVDAVVHVAGKVRGRAARDFRPVNADGVERLARLALARPEPPRFILISSLAAREPGLSHYAASKREGESRLTGLAAGSAMRCAVLRPPAVYGPGDRELLPLFQTMARGLAPVLGRAGARASLLHVNDLAAAVAKLLAGEAEGTYELHDGTPGGYSWGDIAAIVAAAAGRRPGRRLLVPGLLLRGLAGLNLAAATLLRYQPMLTPGKVRELRHPDWVCDNTALTRDTGWRPAIRLRDGLQPLLGSSGPRTNEGMSNVH